In Aeromicrobium sp. A1-2, the DNA window TATATGCCCGGCTCCATCGTCAGGACGGTGCGACTGCTCAGTTTACCTGCGTGTGAGGGTCCGACGAACGGGTCCTCGTGGATCTGCAGCCCGACGCCGTGCCCGAGGCCCGTCGTGAAGGCGTGCAGCCACCCTGACTCGTCCAGGGATGAGGTTGCCGCAGCGTACGAATCGGCCACCGCGGCGCCCTCGCGGAAAAGCTCCAGACCAGCCGCCTGGGCCTCGCGGACGGCGGCGTGGATCTCGCGCTGCCAGTCGTCGGCTCGTCCCAGCACGAAGGTTCGGGTGCAGTCCGCGTGATAGCCGTCGACCCGCGCGCCGAAGTCGACCTTGACCAGGTCTCCGTGGGCCAGGACTCGATCGGTGGGGCTGTGGTGCGGGATCGCGGAGTTCTCACCCGCGGCCAGGATCGTGTCGAACGCGATTGCCTCCGCGCCCAGCTCCAGCATCCTGTGCTCGAGATCGCGCGCGACCGCCCGCTCCGTGCGCCCCCCGAGCCGCTGGCCCACGAGTGCCTCGAGGGCACGGGTCGAGATGTCGCAGGCACTCCGCAGCGCCGCGACCTCGTCGTCGTCCTTGACCTCGCGCAATGATTCGACGAGTCGGCCCGCAGGCGAGAGCGACACCTGGCCGACCAGGTCGTCGAGCCGGCCGTGCCCGTCGACGCTCAGGACATGGGTCTCGACGCCCCACCCACCGTGGGTCATGAGCTCAGCGGCACCGGCGAGCAGATCACGACCGATCACATGGGCGAGGTCCGGGAGCTCCTCGGCCGCCTGGTCGCGATATCGGCCATCGGTCAAGAACACGGCCGCACCCTCGCGGGGCACGACCAACGCACCGTTGGACCCGGTGAATCTGGTGAGGTAACGGACGTTGACGAGCGTCGTGACGACTATGCCGTCGAGGCCGTGATCGCCCAGCGCGGCGACGAGACGACCGCGGCGCTCGGCCGCGCTCACGAGGAGATGGCCCGGTAGGCGTCCAGGATCAGGCTCTCGTCGGGCCCGGCCAGGATCGCCGGCTGCGCGAGGCCGTCGAGGACGACGAATCGGAGTCGGTCGCCGCGGGTCTTCTTGTCCAGCCGCATCGTGGCCGCGAGGGCCTCCCAGATGCCCGGCC includes these proteins:
- a CDS encoding Xaa-Pro peptidase family protein gives rise to the protein MSAAERRGRLVAALGDHGLDGIVVTTLVNVRYLTRFTGSNGALVVPREGAAVFLTDGRYRDQAAEELPDLAHVIGRDLLAGAAELMTHGGWGVETHVLSVDGHGRLDDLVGQVSLSPAGRLVESLREVKDDDEVAALRSACDISTRALEALVGQRLGGRTERAVARDLEHRMLELGAEAIAFDTILAAGENSAIPHHSPTDRVLAHGDLVKVDFGARVDGYHADCTRTFVLGRADDWQREIHAAVREAQAAGLELFREGAAVADSYAAATSSLDESGWLHAFTTGLGHGVGLQIHEDPFVGPSHAGKLSSRTVLTMEPGIYVPGRGGVRIEDTVLVTSGAPEVLTTMTKDLLEIG